A genome region from Bufo gargarizans isolate SCDJY-AF-19 chromosome 2, ASM1485885v1, whole genome shotgun sequence includes the following:
- the LOC122925735 gene encoding mitochondrial inner membrane protease ATP23 homolog isoform X1, translated as MEEDGSAHGQHGYPLFPDRQSWETTRDPMESKSCGANHKCQRMLRLTMETSPYAKLLLDAMKLSGCTVSRDRHFSCEDCDGSVSGGFDADTSEIVLCQNNIHNQSHMNRVVTHELIHAFDHCRAHVDWFNNVRHLACSEIRAANLSGDCSLSNEISRFNFGLKQHHQACVRDRSLRSILAVRQISREAAEKAVDDVFQSCFNDYEPFGRIPHCKRDADMAYRDFKKQGRYYANL; from the exons ATGGAGGAAGACGGATCGGCGCATGGCCAGCATGGCTACCCGCTGTTCCCGGACCGGCAGAGCTGGGAGACCACAAGGGACCCGATGGAATCGAAATCCTGCGGAGCGAACCACAAGTGCCAGAGAATGCTGCGGCTGACCATGGAAACCA GTCCATATGCCAAGCTACTGTTAGATGCCATGAAGCTGTCTGGTTG cacagtttccaGAGACCGCCATTTTTCGTGCGAGGATTGTGACGGATCAGTAAGTGGAGGCTTTGACGCGGATACGTCTGAA ATTGTGCTGTGTCAGAATAACATTCACAATCAGTCCCACATGAACCGCGTGGTGACACATGAGCTGATTCATGCATTTGACCACTGCCGTGCACATGTCGATTGGTTTAATAACGTTCGCCATTTAGCGTGCTCTGAG ATCAGAGCTGCCAATCTCAGCGGAGACTGCTCGCTTAGTAATGAAATTAGCCGGTTTAATTTTGGCTTGAAACAACATCATCAG GCCTGTGTAAGAGACCGCTCTCTCCGCTCTATATTGGCCGTCAGGCAGATCAGTCGGGAGGCAGCAGAAAAGGCCGTAGACGACGTGTTTCAATCATGTTTTAATGACTATGAACCGTTTGGTCGAATCCCTCACTGTaaaagggacgcggacatggcaTACAGAGATTTTAAAAAGCAAGGAAGATATTATGCAAACCTTTAA
- the LOC122925735 gene encoding mitochondrial inner membrane protease ATP23 homolog isoform X2, giving the protein MEEDGSAHGQHGYPLFPDRQSWETTRDPMESKSCGANHKCQRMLRLTMETSPYAKLLLDAMKLSGCTVSRDRHFSCEDCDGSVSGGFDADTSEIVLCQNNIHNQSHMNRVVTHELIHAFDHCRAHVDWFNNVRHLACSEACVRDRSLRSILAVRQISREAAEKAVDDVFQSCFNDYEPFGRIPHCKRDADMAYRDFKKQGRYYANL; this is encoded by the exons ATGGAGGAAGACGGATCGGCGCATGGCCAGCATGGCTACCCGCTGTTCCCGGACCGGCAGAGCTGGGAGACCACAAGGGACCCGATGGAATCGAAATCCTGCGGAGCGAACCACAAGTGCCAGAGAATGCTGCGGCTGACCATGGAAACCA GTCCATATGCCAAGCTACTGTTAGATGCCATGAAGCTGTCTGGTTG cacagtttccaGAGACCGCCATTTTTCGTGCGAGGATTGTGACGGATCAGTAAGTGGAGGCTTTGACGCGGATACGTCTGAA ATTGTGCTGTGTCAGAATAACATTCACAATCAGTCCCACATGAACCGCGTGGTGACACATGAGCTGATTCATGCATTTGACCACTGCCGTGCACATGTCGATTGGTTTAATAACGTTCGCCATTTAGCGTGCTCTGAG GCCTGTGTAAGAGACCGCTCTCTCCGCTCTATATTGGCCGTCAGGCAGATCAGTCGGGAGGCAGCAGAAAAGGCCGTAGACGACGTGTTTCAATCATGTTTTAATGACTATGAACCGTTTGGTCGAATCCCTCACTGTaaaagggacgcggacatggcaTACAGAGATTTTAAAAAGCAAGGAAGATATTATGCAAACCTTTAA
- the LOC122925735 gene encoding mitochondrial inner membrane protease ATP23 homolog isoform X3: MKLSGCTVSRDRHFSCEDCDGSVSGGFDADTSEIVLCQNNIHNQSHMNRVVTHELIHAFDHCRAHVDWFNNVRHLACSEIRAANLSGDCSLSNEISRFNFGLKQHHQACVRDRSLRSILAVRQISREAAEKAVDDVFQSCFNDYEPFGRIPHCKRDADMAYRDFKKQGRYYANL, translated from the exons ATGAAGCTGTCTGGTTG cacagtttccaGAGACCGCCATTTTTCGTGCGAGGATTGTGACGGATCAGTAAGTGGAGGCTTTGACGCGGATACGTCTGAA ATTGTGCTGTGTCAGAATAACATTCACAATCAGTCCCACATGAACCGCGTGGTGACACATGAGCTGATTCATGCATTTGACCACTGCCGTGCACATGTCGATTGGTTTAATAACGTTCGCCATTTAGCGTGCTCTGAG ATCAGAGCTGCCAATCTCAGCGGAGACTGCTCGCTTAGTAATGAAATTAGCCGGTTTAATTTTGGCTTGAAACAACATCATCAG GCCTGTGTAAGAGACCGCTCTCTCCGCTCTATATTGGCCGTCAGGCAGATCAGTCGGGAGGCAGCAGAAAAGGCCGTAGACGACGTGTTTCAATCATGTTTTAATGACTATGAACCGTTTGGTCGAATCCCTCACTGTaaaagggacgcggacatggcaTACAGAGATTTTAAAAAGCAAGGAAGATATTATGCAAACCTTTAA
- the LOC122925736 gene encoding mitochondrial inner membrane protease ATP23 homolog: MEEDKSGKDDYGYHLFPERDPRGRKPEPFLSKLYGLKLRCKARMKIAMETSPHVKLLLDAMSRAGCTAYRDRHFACEECDERVGGGFDSSTSEIVICQNNINDQATMNRMLTHELIHAYDHCRAQVDFLGNIRHLACTEIRAASLSGDCSLANEMSRFKFGVKQHHQTCVRDRAVGSIMAARKFSQEEAEKAVDEVFESCFHDREPFGRIPHNTAEANMAYKEFRNRGRYYANI, encoded by the exons ATGGAGGAAGATAAATCAGGAAAGGACGACTACGGCTACCATCTGTTCCCCGAGAGAGACCCCCGCGGTCGTAAGCCTGAGCCCTTTCTGTCCAAGCTGTACGGGCTGAAGCTCAGGTGCAAGGCGAGGATGAAGATCGCAATGGAGACGA GTCCACATGTCAAATTACTTTTAGATGCCATGAGTCGGGCTGGTTG CACCGCATACAGGGACAGACATTTCGCGTGTGAAGAATGTGATGAACGAGTGGGAGGAGGTTTTGATTCTTCTACCTCTGAG ATTGTTATATGTCAGAATAATATTAACGATCAAGCAACTATGAACAGAATGCTGACACATGAGTTGATTCATGCTTATGACCACTGCCGTGCACAAGTTGACTTTTTAGGCAACATTCGACACTTAGCCTGTACTGAG ATCCGAGCTGCCAGTCTCAGTGGAGATTGCTCCCTTGCCAATGAAATGTCTCGGTTCAAGTTTGGTGTTAAGCAGCATCATCAG ACTTGTGTCCGAGATCGAGCAGTTGGCTCCATTATGGCTGCAAGGAAATTCAGTCAAGAGGAAGCGGAAAAGGCTGTGGATGAAGTTTTTGAATCGTGTTTCCATGACAGAGAACCTTTTGGTCGCATTCCTCATAACACAGCTGAAGCAAATATGGCGTACAAAGAGTTTAGAAATCGTGGGAGATATTATGCgaatatatga